The following proteins are co-located in the Naumovozyma dairenensis CBS 421 chromosome 9, complete genome genome:
- the PWP2 gene encoding snoRNA-binding rRNA-processing protein PWP2 (similar to Saccharomyces cerevisiae PWP2 (YCR057C); ancestral locus Anc_6.325), with protein MKSDFKFSNLLGTVYRQGNIIFSNDGTKLLSPVGNRISVFDLINNQSFTFEYEHRKNIATFDLNKQATLLLSVDEDGRAILTNFKTKTVLHHFNFRERCYQVKFSPNGELFALATGRFIQIWKTPSATQDRQFAPFVRYRVHAGHFQDILSLTWSQDSRFIISTSKDLTARLWSINSDEKDLASMTFAGHRDYVMGAFFSDDQEKIYTVGKDGALFTWEFTPRQEDIEEAELNEDEVDISKYHWRITNKNFFFANQAKVKCVTFHHKSSILIVGFTNGEFRLYEMPSFTLLQQLSMGQNPVNTVTVNSTGEWLAFGSSKLGQLLVYEWQSESYILKQQGHFDSTNSLTYSPDGSRVVTAADDGKIKVWDVVSGFCLATFTEHTSSVTQVQFAKKGQVLFSSSLDGTVRAWDLIRYRNFRTFTAAERIQFNCLAVDPSGEVVCAGSIDSFDIHVWSVQTGQLLDTLSGHEGPVSCLSFSQENSVLASASWDKTVRIWSIFGRSQQVEPFEVYSDVLALSVRPDGKQIAVSTLKGQISMIDIESGNQVGNIDCRRDIISGRHTEDRFTSKNSERSKCFTSIHYSFDGLAIIAGGNNNSICLYDVPNEVLLKRFIVSKNMTLDGTLEFLNSNKMTEAGSLDLIDDDAENSDLEDRIDSTLPGSRSGGDQSTRKLKPEVRVTSVQFSPTANAFAAASTEGLLLYSVDEVLAFDPVDLDMDITPESTLECLKEKEYLNAIVMAFRLNEKYLINKVYEEIPISELPLVCTNLPVIYLPAILKFIGDFSMESQHIEFNLLWIKSLLSAHGAYMNNHKHLFSTAIRSVQRFIGRIAKEVVTTSTNNKYSYSFLTSTDGKDINNEELEITTGIDNDESESDQKENLLESENDDEDAEGWIGFTEKKTNIPLEVGGDEESDDDEDMI; from the coding sequence ATGAAATCAGATTTCAAGTTCTCCAACTTATTGGGTACCGTGTATAGACAAGGGAACATCATATTTTCCAATGATGGAACTAAACTTTTATCTCCAGTGGGTAACAGAATCTCAGTCTTCGATCTAATAAACAACCAATCGTTCACATTCGAATACGAACATAGGAAAAATATTGCAACATTCGATCTAAACAAACAAgcaacattattattatcagtaGATGAAGATGGTCGTGCCATCTTAaccaatttcaaaacaaaaacagtATTACATCATTTCAACTTCAGAGAAAGATGTTACCAAGTGAAATTCAGTCCCAATGGTGAATTATTCGCATTAGCCACTGGGAgattcattcaaatttggaaaactCCAAGTGCCACACAAGATAGACAATTTGCACCATTCGTTCGTTATAGAGTTCATGCGGGCCATTTCCAAGATATCCTTTCATTAACATGGTCTCAAGATTCAAGATTTATCATTTCCACTTCGAAGGATTTGACTGCAAGATTATGGTCCATTAACTCTGATGAAAAGGATTTGGCATCTATGACATTCGCTGGTCATAGAGATTATGTTATGGGTGCATTCTTCAGTGATGATCaagaaaagatatataCAGTGGGTAAAGATGGTGCATTATTTACATGGGAATTCACACCTAGACAAGAAGATATAGAAGAGGCCGAATTGAACGAAGACGAAGTAGATATTTCCAAATACCATTGGAGAATTACTAACaagaatttcttttttgcAAATCAAGCTAAAGTTAAATGTGTCACATTCCATCATAAATCTTCCATTTTGATAGTTGGGTTCACTAATGGTGAATTCCGTCTTTATGAAATGCCAAGTTTTACTTTGCTTCAACAATTATCAATGGGTCAAAATCCTGTCAATACCGTCACTGTTAACTCTACTGGTGAATGGTTAGCATTTGGATCCAGTAAATTAGGTCAATTATTAGTATATGAATGGCAATCAGAATCATACATCTTAAAACAACAGGGTCATTTTGATTCCACAAATAGTTTGACATACTCTCCAGACGGATCTCGTGTGGTAACAGCAGCTGATGATGGGAAGATTAAAGTTTGGGATGTTGTTTCCGGGTTCTGTTTAGCCACATTCACGGAACATACATCTTCAGTTACCCAAGTACAATTTGCCAAAAAGGGTCAAGTCCTATTTTCTTCCTCATTGGATGGGACTGTAAGAGCATGGGATTTGATTAGATATCGTAATTTTAGAACTTTTACTGCTGCAGAAAGGATCCAATTCAATTGTCTTGCTGTTGACCCATCAGGAGAAGTGGTTTGTGCTGGTTCAATAGATAGTTTCGACATTCATGTTTGGTCTGTACAAACAGGTCAATTATTAGATACTTTATCCGGTCATGAAGGTCCTGTTTCATGCCTTTCTTTCAGTCAGGAGAATAGTGTACTAGCGTCTGCATCTTGGGATAAAACAGTTAGAATTTGGTCTATATTTGGTAGATCTCAACAAGTGGAACCATTTGAAGTATATTCTGACGTTTTGGCACTTTCTGTAAGACCAGATGGTAAACAAATTGCTGTGTCAACTTTAAAGGGACAAATATCTAtgattgatattgaatcaGGAAATCAAGTAGGTAATATTGATTGTAGAAGGGATATTATTTCTGGTAGACATACTGAAGATAGATTTACTTCCAAGAATTCAGAAAGATCAAAATGTTTTACATCAATTCATTACAGTTTTGACGGGTTAGCTATTATTGCAggtggtaataataattccatTTGTCTTTATGATGTACCAAATGAAGTTTTGTTAAAAAGATTCATCGTTTCCAAAAATATGACATTGGATGGTACTTTAGAATTTTTAAACAGTAATAAGATGACTGAAGCTGGTTCTCTggatttaattgatgatgatgcagAAAATTCAGATCTAGAAGATCGTATAGATAGCACGTTACCTGGTTCCAGGTCAGGTGGTGATCAATCCACAAGAAAACTGAAACCAGAAGTCAGAGTCACATCAGTTCAATTTTCTCCAACAGCAAATGCATTTGCAGCAGCTTCCACAGAAGGTTTACTACTATATTCAGTTGATGAAGTACTAGCATTTGATCCAGTTGATTTAGATATGGATATTACACCTGAAAGTACACTTGAATGTCTGAAAGAAAAGGAGTATTTGAATGCTATTGTAATGGCATTCagattaaatgaaaaatatttgataaataaagtatatgaagaaattcCAATTTCTGAATTGCCGTTAGTTTGTACAAACCTTCCTGTTATTTATTTGCCAgctattttgaaatttattggtgatttttcaatggagTCTCAAcatattgaattcaatttaCTATGGATAAAGTCTTTATTGTCAGCCCATGGTGCATACATGAATAATCATAaacatttattttcaacAGCAATAAGATCAGTACAAAGGTTTATTGGTAGAATTGCCAAAGAAGTAGTAACAACATCGACAAATAACAAATATTCATATAGTTTCTTAACCAGTACAGATGGTAAAGATATTAACAACGAAGAGCTAGAGATAACGACGGgaattgataatgatgaaagtGAGAGTGatcaaaaggaaaatttgTTAGAGAGTGAAAATGACGATGAGGATGCTGAAGGATGGATTGGATTTacagaaaagaaaactaaTATACCATTAGAAGTTGGAGGCGATGAAGAATCagatgacgatgaagatatGATATAA
- the CTR86 gene encoding Ctr86p (similar to Saccharomyces cerevisiae CTR86 (YCR054C); ancestral locus Anc_6.324), whose translation MIDKETATIRNIKLLLFDCPQVIETYQKNLAELNPIVIDSSHDDKYRESLANSKEIWTELKDALQDARIDVVLDKQSEEVKFWYLRTVRGILLLMRNLSASNQDIPQELLLQNLTVRTFLKVIPHASTYDEMETSIYVTALGFLHNVTKNAVIFDKSSLDCLMEFLEYPINHSNMTDDILFPYMLYLLNMTKNDDFLYYFFRHDDKDLIFYDYLVETLIRKHTKIFNHIENVHEDQKGEYYETTLDTILLKFFKNIASNESFAPYFENIEKRDRAKFLNILKLMQLTITSSDKWDKFELTAIMTWVFRIFQETSNEVSEYFKEHEDNETEADFLHSKLNISLDIICSLTKYEHVQKFILFYKGLEELISLLGLLQKELIRVNFFKDKKTNTTDIKTTNGMGEKVSDTSLIRRRVDYDNYKVKSTNFPECKLLIIEIMSMLTHNKFEIQEKIRELHGLELVLSNCVIDDNDPFIKERSIVCIRFLLEGNEKNQEFVAKLEAQKAVQDETLTEAGYEVKFDKSGAIGLAPTENRTERR comes from the coding sequence ATGATTGATAAGGAGACTGCTACCATTAGAAATATCAAACTATTACTGTTTGACTGTCCACAAGTTATAGAGACGTATCAAAAAAATCTTGCTGAATTAAATCCAATCGTTATCGACTCATCTCATGATGACAAATACAGAGAGTCTCTAGCGAATTCGAAAGAAATTTGGACAGAGTTAAAGGATGCTTTACAAGATGCCAGAATAGATGTTGTACTTGATAAGCAGAGCGAAGAAGTGAAATTTTGGTACTTAAGAACTGTCAGAGGCATACTACTGCTAATGAGAAATTTGTCCGCAAGTAATCAAGATATTCCTCAAGAGTTATTGCTACAAAATCTAACCGTTCGAACGTTCTTGAAGGTTATCCCACATGCTTCCACCTATGATGAAATGGAAACTTCGATCTATGTTACAGCTTTAGGTTTCCTTCATAACGTTACTAAAAATGCTGTGATATTCGATAAGTCTTCGCTAGATTGCTTAATGGAATTTCTGGAATACCCAATAAATCATTCTAATATGactgatgatattttatttccttATATGTTATACCTTTTAAATATGACAAAAAACGATGATTTtctatattatttctttagaCATGATGACAAggatttaatattttatgatTATTTGGTAGAGACGCTTATTCGTAAGCATACGAAGATTTTCAatcatattgaaaatgttcACGAAGATCAAAAAGGAGAATATTACGAAACTACGTTGGAtacaatattattaaaattcttcaagaatATCGCATCTAATGAATCATTTGCTCCCTACTTTGAGAATATTGAGAAAAGGGATCGTGCTAAATTTTTAAACATTCTGAAGTTGATGCAATTGACAATAACAAGTAGTGACAAATGggataaatttgaattaacAGCCATCATGACATGGGTATTCCGTATATTTCAAGAGACTTCTAATGAAGTGAGCGAATACTTTAAAGAGcatgaagataatgaaacaGAGGCAGATTTTTTGCATAGTAAATTAAACATATCATTAGATATTATATGTTCGTTAACCAAATATGAGCATgttcaaaaattcattttattttataaagGGTTAGAAGAACtgatttcattattagGACTTCTCCAAAAGGAATTAATTAGAgtgaattttttcaaagacaAAAAGACTAATACAACGGACATTAAGACTACGAATGGTATGGGAGAAAAAGTTTCTGATACGTCATTAATAAGGAGAAGAGTGGATTATGATAATTACAAAGTCAAATCAACAAACTTTCCTGAatgtaaattattaattattgaaataatgAGTATGTTAACtcataataaatttgaaattcaagaaaagatCAGGGAACTTCATGGATTGGAGTTAGTTCTTTCGAACTGTGTTATTGACGATAATGATCCGTTTATTAAGGAAAGAAGTATTGTTTGTATCAGGTTTTTATTAGAAGGAAATGAAAAGAACCAAGAATTTGTTGCCAAATTAGAAGCTCAAAAGGCTGTCCAAGATGAAACATTAACAGAGGCAGGTTATGAAgttaaatttgataaaagTGGTGCTATTGGTTTAGCTCCCACAGAAAATCGTACTGAGAGAAGGTGA
- the THR4 gene encoding threonine synthase THR4 (similar to Saccharomyces cerevisiae THR4 (YCR053W); ancestral locus Anc_6.323) — MATTSQVYRSTRSSDKETKTFEEVVIQGLAKDGGLFIPPTIPQVSQETLFSKWSKLSFQELAFEIMRLYIDSNEIPDADLKQLINRSYSTFRSTEVTPLVKNVTGNNENLHILELFHGPTYAFKDVALQFVGNLFEYFLQRTNASLPESEKKQITVVGATSGDTGSAAIYGLRGKKDVSVFILYPTGRISPIQEEQMTTVPDKNVQTLSVKGTFDNCQDIVKAIFADKDFNKRHNVGAVNSINWARILAQMTYYFYSYFKAIEGKDQSAVKVKFVVPSGNFGDILAGYFAKKMGLPVEKLVIATNENDILDRFLKSGDYERSDEVAATLSPAMDILISSNFERLLWYLARENLAGNDDLKAGEIVNGWFHELKSNGKFQVGQAVIDGALKDFASERVSDEETAATIKKIYEESVNPKKYVLDPHTAVGVCASKRLIAADNNASINYISLSTAHPAKFAEAVNNALSSFEGYSFEKDVLPEELKKLSTLPKKLKFIEKADIELVKAAIDEELAKMDL, encoded by the coding sequence ATGGCTACTACATCTCAAGTTTACAGATCTACTAGATCATCAGATAAAGAAACCAAAActtttgaagaagttgTCATTCAAGGTCTAGCCAAAGATGGTGGTTTATTCATCCCACCAACTATTCCACAAGTTTCTCAAGAAACcttattttctaaatgGTCTAAGCTATCTTTCCAAGAATTAGCTTTTGAAATTATGCGTCTTTACATCGATTCCAATGAAATCCCAGATGCtgatttgaaacaattaatcAACAGATCATACTCCACTTTCCGCTCCACTGAAGTCACTCCATTAGTGAAAAACGTCACCGGTAACAATGAAAACTTACACATCTTAGAATTATTCCATGGTCCAACTTACGCCTTCAAAGATGTCGCATTACAATTCGTCGGTAATCTTTTCGAATATTTCTTACAAAGGACTAATGCATCATTACCAGAAtctgaaaagaaacaaataacAGTCGTCGGTGCAACTTCTGGTGATACCGGTTCCGCCGCTATCTACGGTCTAAGAGGTAAGAAAGATGTTTCTGTCTTCATCCTATACCCAACTGGTAGAATCTCTCCAAttcaagaagaacaaatgACTACTGTTCCTGATAAAAATGTTCAAACACTATCCGTCAAGGGTACTTTTGATAATTGTCAAGATATCGTCAAGGCTATCTTTGCTGATAAGGATTTCAATAAAAGACATAACGTCGGTGCTGTCAACTCCATTAATTGGGCTAGAATTTTGGCTCAAATGACTTACTATTTCTATTCATATTTCAAAGCCATTGAAGGTAAGGATCAATCCGCTGTGAAGGTTAAATTCGTCGTGCCAAGTGGTAATTTTGGTGATATTTTGGCTGGTTATTTTGCTAAGAAAATGGGGTTACCTGTGGAAAAATTAGTCATTGCCACTAACGAAAATGATATCTTAGATAGATTCTTGAAATCTGGTGACTACGAAAGATCCGATGAAGTCGCTGCCACTTTATCTCCTGCTATGGATATCTTGATTTCATCCAATTTCGAAAGATTACTTTGGTACCTAGCTCGTGAAAATTTAGCTGGAAACGATGATTTGAAAGCAGGTGAAATTGTCAACGGTTGGTTTCATGAATTGAAATCCAATGGTAAATTCCAAGTTGGTCAAGCTGTCATTGATGGTGCTTTGAAAGATTTCGCTTCTGAAAGAGTCTCCGATGAAGAAACTGCTGCTACTATCAAGAAGATATATGAAGAATCAGTTAACCCTAAGAAATACGTCTTAGATCCACATACTGCTGTTGGTGTTTGTGCTAGTAAAAGATTAATTGCCGCTGATAACAATGCGTCTATAAATTACATCTCATTATCTACTGCTCATCCAGCTAAATTTGCTGAAGCTGTCAACAATGCCTTATCTTCTTTCGAAGGTTACTCTTTCGAAAAGGATGTTTTACctgaagaattgaagaagttgTCAACTTTAccaaagaaattgaaattcattGAGAAAGCTGACATCGAATTAGTCAAGGCTGctattgatgaagaacTAGCTAAAATGGATTTATAA
- the RSC6 gene encoding Rsc6p (similar to Saccharomyces cerevisiae RSC6 (YCR052W) and SNF12 (YNR023W); ancestral locus Anc_6.322), which yields MSRATSIKPATPRGSIPANVSATQATTNALRRGNKPVSGGAGAGAGVATATASNAVPMQPTNPVQTAHPTDTYIPMYLKNLVPELNSYEQLLEAEKKLDIYLAKKKIDLYQNLSQWNNSAASNGIFKYPDAKAIQYLRVFISNIAENQPWQDPNFNTTSPERDEMITAAAITSINNNSNTNNNPSSLQTNNSNSMNNNNNAAASNPNAPSWTMRIEGRLLNDQNAQDPNRAKFSSFIQDIAVDFIKPAPKEEETNKEIISSEIQQPQQQQNDLVNGTGLSLPLQMNQQQQYQPLVQPPASQPPLPQQQTKTEIKDIVEWHFDPNNLVDFDGLDIKRTGSENLTCVITIQPRGITGEILQYSPQLTSIIGLARGSLHEAIYSIYKYILINDLLVDDDTVELKNNVNAKQQQNTNANVNTNNNNNNNTNGEKTIIELDDLLSTLINDEIKPSTIKLGDLQRLVSLHISPIPPIKIDYTVRVDKASTYGELVFDIEVPNPFTEETSNSSSTSSSNSNTSANVEADPRKEMVTLLSELDKTDQEMRPIFQDFDKQITTLQLQLNDTANKYKFYKQLAEDPVPVLQEYIASSANALKVLSGDEGFNEDSVRRAQFYKDNEAMLYENLSILLANGRM from the coding sequence ATGTCGAGGGCAACTAGTATTAAACCAGCTACACCTAGAGGATCAATACCTGCGAACGTTTCTGCTACCCAGGCAACAACTAATGCCCTACGTAGAGGCAATAAGCCTGTATCAGGAGGAGCAGGAGCAGGAGCAGGAGtagcaacagcaacagctTCTAATGCGGTGCCAATGCAACCCACAAACCCTGTGCAAACTGCTCACCCAACTGACACGTACATTCCTATgtatttaaagaatttagTTCCCGAATTGAACTCTTACGAACAATTATTGGAAGCTGAGAAGAAACTGGATATTTACTTGGCGAAAAAGAAGATAGATctatatcaaaatttatcGCAATGGAATAATTCCGCTGCATCAAATGGTATTTTCAAATACCCTGATGCTAAAGCCATCCAATACTTGAGAGTGttcatttcaaatattgCTGAAAATCAACCTTGGCAAGAtccaaatttcaataccaCTAGTCCTGAAAGAGATGAAATGATTACAGCTGCAGCTATAACAagtatcaataataattcaaatacGAATAACAATCCTTCCTCTTTACAGACCAACAACTCTAATAGcatgaataataacaataacgCTGCGGCATCAAATCCTAACGCACCTTCATGGACAATGAGAATAGAAGGAAGATTATTAAACGATCAGAACGCTCAAGATCCAAACAGAGCCAAGTTTAGTTCTTTCATTCAAGATATTGCCGTAGATTTTATAAAACCAGCAccaaaggaagaagaaactaacaaagaaataatatccTCAGAAATTCAACAGCCACAACAGCAGCAAAATGATTTAGTAAATGGTACTGGTCTTTCTTTACCTTTACAAATGAATCAACAGCAACAATATCAGCCGCTAGTTCAACCACCAGCATCACAACCACCGCtaccacaacaacaaaccAAAACAGAAATCAAAGATATAGTAGAATGGCATTTCGATCCAAACAATCTCGTAGATTTCGATGGTTTAGATATTAAGAGAACGGGATCAGAAAACCTCACTTGTGTCATTACAATTCAACCAAGAGGTATCACTGGAGAAATTTTACAATACTCTCCACAATTAACTTCAATTATCGGTTTGGCAAGAGGTTCATTACATGAAGCcatttattcaatatataaatatattctaatCAATGATTTGTtagttgatgatgatacagTGGAATTAAAAAACAATGTAAATGCCAAACAACAGCAAAATACAAATGCGAATGTCAACacaaataacaacaataataataacacgAATGGTGAAAAGACAATTATCGAATTAGATGATCTGTTATCtacattaattaatgatgaaataaaaCCCTCTACTATAAAATTAGGAGACTTACAACGTCTCGTTAGTCTTCACATATCTCCTATCCCTCCTATTAAGATAGATTATACTGTAAGAGTGGACAAGGCCTCCACCTACGGTGAATTAgtttttgatattgaagTACCCAACCCTTTTACTGAAGAAACCTCCAACAGCTCAAGTACAAGCTCGTCTAACTCTAACACCAGCGCGAACGTGGAAGCAGATCCTAGAAAGGAAATGGTTACTTTATTATctgaattagataaaaCAGATCAGGAAATGAGACCAATATTCCAAGATTTCGATAAACAAATTACTACATTACAATTACAACTAAACGATACAGCTAACAAGTATAAATTTTACAAACAATTAGCTGAAGATCCTGTTCCTGTGTTGCAAGAATACATTGCTTCCTCGGCAAATGCTTTGAAAGTGTTGTCTGGTGATGAAGGTTTCAATGAAGATTCTGTGAGAAGAGCTCAATTTTATAAGGATAACGAGGCTATGCTTTATGAGAATTTGAGTATTCTTTTGGCTAATGGTAGAATGTGA
- the NDAI0I00500 gene encoding uncharacterized protein (similar to Saccharomyces cerevisiae YNR021W; ancestral locus Anc_6.320) — MSTSLWGTFMGQMASVNELNAKYNALTYEEQKAMTFFQRLTAYNWTFELFALGALFLVVCSYLIGSSLNTSRAKNLFNPLVQYLKDDLNFTRVGFTTASKKAQTFVSQHSNTWFTTFATGRSAIESITVRGHLISRNNPTAVFMEFLINLLFPALSTETASEYAEIIIKPNGVHVANETSNVNSNAATLVDTNFKFISSIVNKTFMNESRDKNYFLSVTHIAENDSLAKEYVYMGEFNQLNRFMMEYSKGKGEILNKLLKKSVGFLQFISFTDLPSVRPMDEDEWAKSLVPHVVIRTNFVSSKKDVEILKELISCVVEIIDNYTKGLVTKGTVAGTADVIVTNEILKKTKNLRAQELAKIVKEMKMIEMEEQKEKRQEEERERRRQLKKSGEQEKIDKKMKEKRERRQKNKQRTRM, encoded by the coding sequence ATGTCCACTTCACTATGGGGTACCTTTATGGGCCAGATGGCAAGCGTCAACGAATTGAATGCCAAATACAACGCCCTTACTtatgaagaacaaaaagCCATGACATTCTTCCAAAGACTAACGGCCTATAATTGGACTTTCGAACTATTTGCTCTAGGTGCTCTATTCTTAGTCGTTTGTTCCTACCTAATCGGATCATCTCTTAACACTTCTCGTGCCAAGAATCTTTTCAACCCATTAGTGCAATACTTAAAAGATGATTTGAACTTCACTCGTGTCGGATTCACTACTGCTTCCAAGAAGGCTCAAACATTCGTCTCCCAACATTCCAATACTTGGTTCACCACTTTTGCCACCGGTCGTTCCGCAATCGAAAGCATTACTGTTAGAGGCCACTTAATATCACGTAACAATCCAACCGCCGTATTTATGGAATTCCTCATCAATTTACTTTTCCCCGCCTTATCCACTGAAACCGCATCTGAATATGCagaaatcatcatcaaacCAAACGGTGTCCACGTTGCAAATGAAACAAGTAACGTCAACTCGAACGCTGCTACTTTAGTGGAtacaaatttcaaattcattagttCAATAGTTAATAAGACATTCATGAATGAATCTCGTGATAAGAATTATTTCTTATCAGTGACTCATATCGCTGAGAATGATTCATTGGCAAAGGAATACGTATACATGGGTGaatttaatcaattgaatagATTCATGATGGAATACTCCAAGGGAAAAGGTGAGATTTTGAATAAACTTTTGAAGAAGTCTGTAGGGTTTTTGCAATTTATTAGTTTTACAGATTTGCCCTCAGTTAGACCAAtggatgaagatgaatggGCTAAGAGTTTGGTGCCTCATGTGGTTATTCGTActaattttgtttcttcgAAGAAAGATGTAgagattttgaaagaattgattTCTTGTGTTGtggaaattattgataattaCACTAAGGGGTTGGTTACTAAGGGTACTGTTGCCGGCACTGCTGATGTAATTGTCACTAATGAAATCTtgaagaagacgaagaaTTTACGTGCTCAAGAATTAGCTAAGATTGttaaagaaatgaaaatgattgaaatggaagaacaaaaggaaaaaagacaagaagaagaaagagaaagaagacgtcaattaaagaaatcaggtgaacaagaaaagattgataagaaaatgaaagaaaaacgTGAAAGACGTCAAAAGAATAAacaaagaacaagaatGTAA